A DNA window from Alicyclobacillus vulcanalis contains the following coding sequences:
- a CDS encoding MFS transporter, with product MLPPNSTRDETYIARGTAVYRRVSFAFLAAGLVTFANLYAVQPLIPAFSTDFGKSPAAASLALSASTFTLALSLPIFASLSDRFGRKPIMLFSLFSSSVLQFAVGIAPTFWSLVVVRAIEGLTLAGLPAVAMTYLSEEMDAQSLGFAMGLYISGNTLGGLLGRVVISVVADGASWRVGMIGFGAVSLALSAYVAWSLPASRHFVSRRDRPRDLLTRFGRALKRRELVALYLIGGLLMGGFVSLYTYTGFRLARPPYALPTSVIGFLFFAYLAGTFSSSFMGSLADRIGRHRVLPLNIAIMAAGALLTCARDLWAIVAGMVVFTLGFFGAHSTASASVGSLGGGERAQASALYLFCYYVGSSVIGSLAGVFWADMAWPGVIGMILAADIAAALAFLFVRRKLRPAP from the coding sequence ATGCTTCCACCCAACTCGACGCGCGACGAGACCTACATCGCGCGAGGCACAGCGGTCTACCGCCGCGTGAGCTTCGCGTTTCTCGCAGCTGGGCTCGTCACGTTCGCCAACCTGTACGCGGTACAACCCCTCATTCCGGCTTTCAGCACAGACTTTGGCAAATCCCCGGCGGCGGCCAGCCTCGCCCTCTCCGCTTCCACCTTCACGCTTGCCCTGTCGCTCCCCATCTTCGCTTCGCTCTCCGACCGGTTCGGCAGAAAGCCCATCATGCTCTTTTCCCTGTTTTCATCCTCTGTACTTCAGTTCGCGGTGGGGATCGCGCCGACCTTCTGGAGCCTGGTGGTGGTGCGGGCCATCGAGGGGCTGACCCTCGCGGGACTGCCCGCGGTGGCCATGACGTACCTGAGCGAAGAAATGGATGCGCAAAGCCTCGGCTTTGCGATGGGCTTATATATCAGCGGCAACACGCTCGGGGGCCTCTTGGGGCGCGTGGTCATCAGCGTGGTGGCGGACGGCGCCTCATGGCGCGTCGGCATGATCGGCTTCGGCGCCGTCAGTCTCGCGCTCTCCGCCTACGTGGCGTGGTCGCTGCCTGCATCAAGACATTTTGTATCGAGGAGGGATCGCCCCCGCGATCTCCTTACCCGATTCGGGCGGGCACTCAAGCGTCGAGAACTCGTGGCGCTCTATCTGATCGGCGGCCTCTTGATGGGTGGCTTTGTGTCGCTCTACACCTACACCGGTTTCCGGCTCGCCCGTCCGCCGTATGCGCTGCCGACCTCCGTCATTGGGTTCTTGTTCTTCGCGTACTTGGCCGGGACGTTCAGCTCGTCGTTCATGGGCAGCCTTGCGGACCGCATCGGCCGGCATCGCGTGTTGCCACTCAACATCGCCATCATGGCCGCTGGCGCCCTCTTGACCTGCGCGCGAGACCTCTGGGCAATTGTGGCCGGCATGGTGGTCTTCACCCTCGGTTTTTTCGGCGCGCACTCCACGGCGTCGGCAAGCGTCGGCAGCCTCGGCGGAGGGGAACGGGCGCAGGCGTCCGCGCTCTACTTGTTCTGCTACTATGTCGGATCGAGCGTCATCGGGTCGCTGGCTGGCGTGTTCTGGGCCGACATGGCCTGGCCAGGCGTCATTGGCATGATCCTTGCTGCGGACATCGCGGCGGCGCTCGCCTTTCTTTTCGTAAGGCGAAAATTAAGACCCGCACCCTAA
- a CDS encoding MBL fold metallo-hydrolase has translation MILDKPTHITLFGGTRTIGGTICRVQTASAALVFDMGHVVRPSSPMFSGALVPRSNADLRAIGFLPDIPELYTNEHHADFAICISHNHLDHTALLPYMANEISLFSTKDTCKILKLIADAHIEHQPSLELIGVEPHAWQQVGDLQFQFVPVDHDTPGAAAILISAPDLRIVYSGDLRFHGWRPEVSRAFVDQARAFQPDVLLIEGTRAADEARPQVSEQELVRLLAEAMQSEVRMVYFNAYPRHPERVLAFARVSREAHRVPVFDARTLYVAAHFAERLPEDVAVWAGEELPEAVDRWLATAGVRRIGPEDIREAPGAYAAELNYDRLWRLIDLGPQAGGLYIHSNGAPLGPFDPAWDNLQRWLAYFGVTFRSIGTSGHAALDEIVQAVQTIQPRVYLPIHSFYPERVIAPGVLRVLPEEGVAYTLSDLLAAGSLPEQS, from the coding sequence ATGATCTTGGACAAGCCTACGCACATCACGTTGTTCGGCGGCACTCGAACCATCGGCGGCACCATTTGCCGCGTCCAGACAGCTTCGGCAGCGCTCGTCTTCGACATGGGCCACGTGGTGCGCCCATCTTCTCCCATGTTCTCCGGCGCGCTTGTGCCACGGTCCAACGCCGATCTGCGGGCGATTGGCTTCCTGCCGGATATTCCTGAGCTTTATACGAATGAACATCATGCTGACTTTGCAATTTGCATAAGCCATAACCACTTGGATCATACCGCTCTTTTGCCTTATATGGCAAATGAAATCTCGCTGTTTTCGACGAAAGACACCTGTAAAATCCTGAAGCTTATTGCGGACGCTCACATCGAACATCAGCCGTCCCTTGAGCTCATCGGGGTCGAACCACATGCGTGGCAACAGGTGGGGGATCTCCAGTTTCAGTTTGTTCCCGTCGATCACGACACGCCAGGGGCCGCGGCCATCTTGATCAGCGCGCCCGACCTTCGAATTGTGTATTCGGGGGATCTGCGCTTTCACGGCTGGCGCCCTGAGGTATCGCGGGCGTTCGTGGACCAGGCGAGGGCGTTTCAACCGGATGTGCTTCTGATCGAGGGGACGCGCGCTGCGGACGAGGCGCGTCCACAGGTCAGCGAGCAGGAGCTCGTGCGCCTCTTGGCCGAGGCGATGCAGAGCGAGGTCCGGATGGTGTACTTCAATGCCTATCCGCGCCATCCAGAGCGCGTGCTGGCGTTTGCGCGCGTGTCGCGCGAGGCCCATCGCGTGCCCGTGTTCGACGCGCGCACGCTCTATGTCGCAGCCCACTTCGCCGAGCGCCTGCCCGAGGACGTGGCGGTATGGGCGGGGGAGGAGCTTCCCGAAGCAGTCGATCGTTGGCTCGCCACGGCCGGAGTTCGCCGCATCGGGCCAGAGGACATTCGCGAGGCGCCGGGGGCTTACGCTGCCGAACTGAACTATGATCGCCTGTGGCGGCTCATCGATCTCGGCCCGCAAGCCGGTGGCCTCTACATCCATTCGAACGGCGCGCCGCTCGGTCCGTTCGATCCGGCCTGGGACAACCTCCAGCGCTGGCTCGCGTACTTTGGCGTCACCTTTCGGTCCATCGGCACGAGCGGACACGCGGCGCTCGACGAGATCGTGCAAGCCGTTCAAACCATCCAGCCGCGCGTCTACCTGCCGATTCATTCGTTTTACCCAGAGCGGGTCATCGCCCCTGGCGTGCTCCGCGTCTTGCCCGAAGAGGGCGTGGCGTACACCTTGTCTGACCTGCTTGCGGCCGGATCGTTACCGGAGCAAAGCTGA